The following proteins come from a genomic window of Carassius auratus strain Wakin chromosome 18, ASM336829v1, whole genome shotgun sequence:
- the eps8b gene encoding epidermal growth factor receptor kinase substrate 8-like protein 2 produces the protein MNKSSRDKDNRNQQKEVNDELLKRITDNKAQPPARNFRVDRSTTSMPLTSDSQPFEVHAWLNAKGFSRPVVECLGILNGAQLFSLSKDELKAVCGDEGSRVFSQITVQKAQTERGRGDTELQEIMRRRQQEVEGSTWE, from the exons ATGAATAAATCCTCCAGGGATAAAGATA ACCGCAACCAACAGAAGGAGGTAAATGATGAACTGCTGAAGAGGATAACTGACAATAAGGCCCAGCCCCCAGCGCGAAACTTTCGGGTGGACCGCTCAACTACATCCATGCCCCTTACATCTGATTCCCAGCCCTTTGAGGTCCATGCTTGGCTCAATGCAAAGGGCTTCTCTAGACC GGTGGTGGAATGTCTTGGTATTCTGAACGGGGCTCAACTATTTTCCCTCAGTAAGGATGAGCTGAAAGCCGTGTGCGGAGATGAGGGTTCCCGTGTGTTCAGTCAGATCACTGTGCAGAAAGCTCAAACAGAG AGGGGTCGTGGGGATACAGAACTGCAGGAGATCATGAGGCGACGACAACAGGAGGTGGAGGGCTCAACCTGGGAATGA